One Pecten maximus chromosome 16, xPecMax1.1, whole genome shotgun sequence DNA window includes the following coding sequences:
- the LOC117344537 gene encoding uncharacterized protein LOC117344537: MKRIPGPKSLKDKIAIVGGGPSGIHMAYKLKNAGFENVVVFEGSEDVGGKSRTIYHRGVPHEFGTCYGQPDYTEIYDLVREHDAGDILPMPGPDMWVDTPGGKVPLKTSQYYGLEARKLRPDLANGTELQFFMAAIQKYVRLHGELFGQYEGMLMPRPDRTVLAATNMTFLDFLRKHDIEILKALFIPAATMQGYGHVDEISALYAMMWLTPKFLLGIIPRTDGTRNIKILSKGFQFLWQEMKRQNNLNVKLNSPVLGIIRTRKGFRVIYRDCKFFRFEKFDFLILTPTLRTMSNIIQFNREENSYFQRSFDYYIISTLVDTTYGRRSGAPTGYYVDNINSKIDNLVWGFRDSYASLRDILGTNYSSGIYPGGTDGRKIESSIYYQEPQSRPNRATAKRILRNHIENVNQAKVLKVQKQIVWDNYFPRFSIPDMASGILWDIFDMQGKYGIWYIGSSVSFESLTGVVGYNNLLLKHVDIPTK; this comes from the exons TGCTGGATTTGAAAATGTGGTAGTATTTGAGGGATCAGAAGACGTTGGCGGGAAGTCACGAACGATATACCACCGAGGTGTTCCGCATGAATTTGGGACATGTTACGGACAACCAGATTACACCGAGATATACGACCTGGTCCGAGAGCATGACGCTGGGGACATCCTCCCCATGCCGGGCCCAGACATGTGGGTAGATACTCCGGGGGGTAAAG TACCACTGAAAACATCCCAGTACTATGGATTGGAGGCTAGAAAGTTAAGACCCGACCTGGCTAATGGCACTGAGCTCCAGTTTTTCATGGCGGCTATTCAGAAATATGTTCGACTACATGGGGAGCTATTCGGCCAGTATGAAGGGATGCTAATGCCGCGCCCAGACCGGACGGTACTAGCCGCAACAAATATGACTTTTTTGGATTTTTTACGTAAACATGACATTGAAATTTTGAAGGCACTCTTTATTCCTGCTGCCACAATGCAAGGGTATGGTCACGTGGATGAGATTTCCGCTCTGTACGCAATGATGTGGTTAACGCCAAAATTCCTACTGGGCATAATTCCGCGAACTGATGGAAcaagaaatataaaaattctCAGTAAAGGATTTCAATTTCTCTGGCAGGAGATGAAAAGACAGAACAATTTGAATGTCAAACTTAATAGCCCAGTTCTCGGAATTATACGAACAAGAAAGGGCTTTCGCGTTATCTATAGAGATTGCAAATTCTTTCGTTTTGAAAAGTTTGACTTTCTTATCTTAACTCCAACTTTGAGAACCATGTCAAATATCATTCAATTTAACAGAGAAGAGAATTCATATTTCCAAAGGTCGTTCGACTACTATATCATATCAACTCTGGTGGACACCACTTACGGCAGACGGAGTGGGGCTCCGACGGGGTATTACGTCGACAACATCAACAGTAAAATTGATAATCTGGTCTGGGGATTTCGAGACTCCTATGCCTCGTTACGTGATATTCTCGGAACTAACTACTCCAGTGGGATATATCCGGGTGGAACCGACGGTAGGAAAATAGAGTCGTCCATATACTACCAGGAGCCCCAATCGAGGCCAAACAGGGCAACTGCTAAACGGATTTTACGAAATCACATCGAAAATGTGAATCAGGCAAAAGTTTTGAAAGTGCAGAAACAAATAGTGTGGGATAACTACTTCCCTAGGTTTTCCATTCCTGACATGGCTAGTGGAATATTATGGGATATATTCGACATGCAAGGGAAATATGGAATTTGGTATATCGGATCCTCTGTGTCTTTCGAATCGTTAACTGGAGTCGTCGGTTATAATAACTTGCTTTTGAAACATGTAGATATTCCCACGAAATGA